A stretch of Campylobacter showae DNA encodes these proteins:
- a CDS encoding NAD-dependent epimerase/dehydratase family protein — protein sequence MSSKRVFITGIEGFTGRYLERYLCALGYEVSGGALKPSAPNHTRLDLLDKDSIKAAFGAKFDYIIHLAAVSFAMADPTEIKNANEIGTINLLEALGSVKFEKAIFASSASVYGGGDMPMCENSTLNPQSIYAESKIFMEEQIAKSGLPFIIARPFNYTGTGQSENFLIPKIVRHFKNKASVIKLGNLTPKREYNDINDVVRIYEQLLKLEANDEIFNIGSGKAYSIEQILQILRCLSGHDIAVQSDPRFIRANDPALLVCDTTKLQNYGIVPCNAEIEKLLRSML from the coding sequence TTGAGTTCTAAGCGAGTTTTTATCACGGGGATTGAGGGCTTTACGGGTCGCTATCTGGAGCGATACCTTTGTGCGCTCGGCTACGAGGTCTCAGGCGGCGCTCTGAAACCTAGCGCGCCTAATCATACGCGCCTTGATCTGCTTGATAAAGACAGCATAAAAGCCGCCTTTGGCGCAAAATTTGACTACATCATCCACCTGGCAGCAGTATCTTTTGCCATGGCCGATCCTACCGAAATCAAAAATGCAAACGAAATCGGTACCATAAATTTGCTAGAGGCTCTAGGTTCCGTTAAATTTGAAAAGGCGATCTTTGCAAGCTCAGCTAGCGTCTACGGCGGAGGAGATATGCCCATGTGCGAAAACTCTACGCTAAATCCGCAAAGCATATACGCCGAAAGTAAAATTTTCATGGAGGAGCAAATAGCTAAAAGCGGACTGCCTTTTATCATCGCGCGCCCATTTAACTACACAGGTACTGGACAAAGCGAAAATTTCCTCATTCCAAAAATCGTGCGACATTTTAAGAACAAAGCTTCCGTAATAAAGCTCGGGAATTTAACGCCAAAACGCGAATATAACGACATAAACGACGTCGTGAGAATATACGAGCAACTACTAAAACTCGAAGCTAACGATGAAATTTTTAACATTGGCTCTGGTAAGGCCTATAGTATTGAGCAAATTTTACAAATTTTACGCTGCCTAAGCGGACATGATATAGCCGTGCAAAGCGATCCCCGATTTATCAGAGCAAACGACCCCGCCCTACTCGTCTGCGATACGACGAAACTACAAAACTATGGCATAGTTCCTTGCAACGCGGAGATCGAGAAGCTACTCCGCTCTATGCTTTAG
- a CDS encoding TolC family protein, which translates to MKTKILLSALLASNLAFAQSVSLSQAYEMALENNNELKMTMYNSIASQERLSQATAMFLPTINAEAAYVGEKYDRMDRRRVSKINESYKKVGVSLSQSVFRPAIWYQRNQEEIRVRGNELMYENTKQELAKRVVEAYFNYTFASETLALAQSYEEANRAKYNQMQKSLEFGLVNKMDMLESKVRLDEALLGVNKAKLNIEVAKLELVKLVGQEIEVKDSFSNIDTEFFKKVNLSNFSDVARNFKFQDSVLAVEISEQEYKKRKSEHLPTLDFSISYANLYYIDNNYSGDRRRKLDTMLRFTLPLYTGGATSSRVEEGKLLRLASIEQQKDIQKEIEISQKRAINNYLNYIDECELMKRSLENAELYVKSIERGYEEGLKDAVNLFDARARVFKTRNEALTASYNLVLAYLEIQWLNSNISVDMMRDLQRAFR; encoded by the coding sequence ATGAAGACTAAAATTTTACTTTCGGCCTTGTTGGCTTCAAATTTAGCTTTTGCTCAAAGCGTTAGCCTTTCTCAGGCATACGAAATGGCGCTTGAAAACAATAATGAACTCAAAATGACCATGTATAATAGTATAGCCTCTCAAGAGAGGCTATCTCAAGCTACGGCCATGTTTTTGCCGACCATTAACGCCGAAGCTGCATATGTTGGCGAAAAATACGACAGAATGGACAGGCGAAGAGTATCAAAAATAAATGAAAGCTATAAAAAGGTAGGCGTTAGCCTTAGTCAGAGCGTATTTAGGCCGGCAATCTGGTATCAAAGAAATCAAGAAGAGATCAGGGTACGCGGCAACGAGCTGATGTATGAAAATACCAAACAAGAACTGGCAAAAAGGGTCGTGGAGGCATATTTTAACTATACTTTCGCATCAGAGACGCTAGCTCTTGCTCAGAGCTACGAGGAAGCCAACCGAGCCAAATACAACCAAATGCAGAAGTCTTTGGAATTCGGGCTGGTAAATAAAATGGATATGCTTGAATCTAAGGTTAGATTAGACGAGGCGTTGCTGGGCGTAAACAAAGCTAAGCTAAATATCGAAGTAGCAAAGCTAGAGCTAGTAAAGCTAGTCGGGCAAGAGATCGAGGTGAAGGATAGCTTTTCAAACATCGATACCGAATTTTTCAAAAAAGTAAATTTGTCGAATTTTAGCGACGTAGCAAGAAATTTTAAATTTCAAGACAGCGTTTTGGCCGTCGAAATCTCAGAACAAGAATACAAAAAGAGAAAAAGCGAGCATCTCCCTACGCTTGATTTTAGCATCAGCTATGCAAATTTGTATTACATAGACAATAATTATTCGGGCGACAGAAGAAGAAAGCTGGATACTATGTTGCGATTTACTCTGCCTTTATATACGGGCGGTGCGACCAGCTCAAGAGTAGAGGAGGGTAAACTACTAAGACTAGCTAGCATCGAACAACAAAAAGATATTCAAAAAGAGATAGAGATCAGCCAAAAAAGAGCGATAAATAACTATCTTAATTATATCGACGAATGCGAGTTAATGAAGCGCTCTTTGGAAAATGCGGAGCTTTATGTAAAATCAATAGAAAGAGGCTACGAAGAGGGCTTGAAAGATGCGGTAAATTTGTTTGATGCTCGCGCTAGAGTTTTTAAAACCAGAAACGAAGCACTAACGGCATCTTATAATTTGGTCCTCGCATATTTGGAAATCCAGTGGCTTAATTCCAATATATCGGTTGATATGATGCGGGACTTGCAAAGAGCGTTTAGGTAA
- a CDS encoding HlyD family type I secretion periplasmic adaptor subunit: MILKNEKGTVNFGLFVIFLLVGVFGIWLGMAPLNSAAVAVGKIGVVSNKKIIQHLEGGVVDKIFVKDGDMVKEGAPLVEIKNVALQSEMSVVRAEFLRTSVIVSRLEAQKDDATEVKFSDEIKQIEGYKEAIDGQLSIFNAQKKLLDEEKSILKQRIKQLENQIKGANAIVSAKQDRIKSLNEEIKEWERLFKEQLADKVRLRDLNREKTAVEGEIAAGKAEIARLNVQVTETQAQIILRDRTFKEDVLKKLEDAKTRLVDLQQRYNALKDQSERTIVKSPVEGSVVELAFHTIGGVIRPGERIMSIVPDETDYVVEARLNVVDIDTVHVGQLADIRFSAFQHRPSFVMEGKVTYVSADSIQDNAGHSFYDIKAELTEEGMKEFKRNDFFIVPGMPVEVMIKTGDRTMLEYVLKPFIDMFKRAFNED; this comes from the coding sequence ATGATACTTAAAAATGAAAAAGGCACCGTAAATTTTGGGTTGTTCGTTATATTTTTGCTAGTCGGAGTTTTTGGAATTTGGCTCGGCATGGCGCCTCTTAATAGCGCTGCCGTAGCCGTCGGTAAAATAGGCGTAGTTAGCAATAAAAAAATCATCCAGCACCTCGAGGGTGGCGTCGTAGATAAAATTTTCGTTAAAGACGGAGATATGGTCAAAGAGGGCGCTCCGCTCGTCGAGATCAAAAATGTTGCTTTGCAAAGCGAGATGAGCGTAGTTAGAGCAGAATTTTTAAGAACCAGCGTCATAGTTTCTAGATTGGAAGCCCAAAAAGACGATGCGACGGAAGTCAAATTTAGCGACGAAATAAAGCAAATCGAAGGTTATAAAGAGGCTATAGACGGGCAGTTGAGTATATTTAATGCGCAAAAAAAGCTTTTGGATGAAGAAAAATCTATCCTAAAGCAACGAATAAAACAGCTTGAAAATCAAATCAAAGGCGCAAATGCGATAGTAAGCGCCAAACAAGACCGCATAAAGTCTTTGAACGAAGAGATTAAGGAGTGGGAAAGGCTATTTAAGGAACAGTTGGCAGACAAAGTCAGGCTACGCGACCTAAATAGAGAAAAAACGGCGGTCGAGGGTGAAATAGCTGCGGGCAAGGCCGAGATAGCAAGACTAAACGTCCAAGTTACCGAGACGCAAGCTCAAATTATATTAAGAGATAGAACGTTTAAAGAGGATGTATTAAAAAAGCTTGAAGACGCTAAAACTCGTCTTGTGGATCTTCAACAACGCTATAATGCTTTAAAAGATCAATCCGAGCGTACTATCGTAAAATCTCCGGTTGAGGGTAGCGTAGTAGAACTAGCCTTCCATACTATCGGAGGCGTAATAAGGCCGGGCGAGAGAATAATGAGCATAGTGCCGGACGAGACCGACTATGTCGTAGAGGCTAGACTAAACGTAGTAGATATAGATACGGTGCATGTGGGACAGCTTGCCGATATTAGATTTAGCGCATTTCAGCACAGGCCGAGCTTCGTCATGGAAGGTAAAGTAACGTACGTATCGGCCGATAGTATTCAGGATAATGCAGGTCACTCGTTTTACGATATTAAAGCCGAGCTTACCGAAGAGGGCATGAAAGAGTTTAAAAGAAACGACTTTTTTATAGTTCCCGGAATGCCAGTCGAAGTAATGATCAAAACCGGCGATAGGACGATGCTTGAGTATGTCTTAAAGCCGTTTATAGATATGTTTAAAAGGGCGTTCAATGAAGACTAA
- a CDS encoding type I secretion system permease/ATPase codes for MKVNELKESIKKSKHAMIYAGIFSMFINVLMLTSPLYMLQLYGRVVTSRSLDTLFFLTLIVIFLYLCMMFFEILRSRILVVFSNQIDLRLSERVYDAIFKLSARQPGRVSSQPMRDLNTIKQYLSTNGVFAFLDAPWLPFYILILFFFHPYFGYFSIAAAIVLFILALLNEGATKDGLKRSNDAFGAETRFVDLNLRNSEVIQAMGMNGNLKKIWHKKHNEFLEAHSESSVKAGMYANISKVFRVVSQSLMLGLGAYLVVLQEVNPGMMIAGSIIMGRALAPLDILISSWKSYKNTKESYARLSQFLEDFPADNEKLKLPDPKGDIFLETISLVPPHGKAPTLMGINFELKSGDMCAIIGPSAAGKSSLARAMLGVWPVFHGVVRVDGADITQYNSDHLGQFVGYLPQDVELFEGNIAENIARFGELDSEAIVRAAKLANVHDMILNLPDGYETKIGIGGASLSGGQRQRVALARALYKEPKIIVLDEPNASLDEEGERALFAALASMKGKATIVLITHKLNILNLVDKIAVLNAGRLMYFGARDAVLAELGKANAQQPQVAEQQKRRSISLEDAEG; via the coding sequence ATGAAAGTAAATGAACTAAAGGAGAGTATTAAAAAATCCAAACACGCTATGATATATGCTGGAATTTTCAGCATGTTCATAAACGTTTTGATGCTAACTTCTCCTCTATATATGTTACAACTTTACGGTAGGGTCGTAACGTCAAGAAGCCTTGATACGTTATTTTTCCTTACGCTGATAGTTATATTTTTATATCTATGTATGATGTTTTTCGAAATTTTACGTTCGAGAATTTTGGTAGTTTTTTCAAACCAGATAGACTTAAGGCTGTCCGAGAGAGTGTATGACGCGATCTTTAAACTCTCGGCCAGACAGCCCGGCAGGGTATCTTCTCAGCCGATGAGAGATCTAAATACCATAAAACAATATCTCAGCACCAACGGCGTGTTTGCATTTCTTGACGCGCCGTGGCTACCTTTTTATATATTGATACTGTTTTTCTTCCACCCGTATTTTGGATATTTTAGTATCGCGGCCGCGATCGTTTTGTTTATTTTGGCTCTTTTAAACGAAGGTGCGACTAAAGACGGACTAAAAAGATCAAATGACGCTTTTGGCGCCGAAACACGCTTTGTCGATCTAAATTTGAGAAATTCCGAAGTCATCCAAGCTATGGGCATGAACGGAAATTTAAAGAAAATTTGGCACAAAAAGCATAATGAATTTCTAGAAGCTCACTCCGAGTCTAGCGTAAAAGCCGGAATGTATGCAAATATCAGTAAGGTATTTCGCGTCGTTTCACAGTCGCTAATGCTTGGTCTTGGCGCGTATCTGGTCGTCTTGCAGGAGGTAAATCCGGGCATGATGATCGCGGGCTCTATTATCATGGGTCGCGCGTTAGCTCCGCTTGATATATTGATCTCAAGCTGGAAAAGCTATAAGAACACCAAAGAGAGCTATGCTAGACTTTCGCAGTTTTTGGAAGATTTCCCTGCCGACAACGAAAAGCTTAAGCTTCCGGATCCAAAAGGCGATATTTTCCTAGAAACCATAAGCCTAGTACCGCCTCATGGCAAAGCGCCTACTTTGATGGGCATAAATTTCGAGCTTAAAAGCGGAGATATGTGTGCCATAATCGGTCCGAGCGCTGCTGGTAAAAGCTCACTAGCTAGAGCGATGCTGGGAGTATGGCCGGTATTTCACGGCGTAGTGCGCGTGGACGGAGCCGATATTACTCAGTACAACAGCGACCATTTGGGTCAGTTTGTGGGGTATTTGCCGCAAGACGTCGAGCTTTTCGAAGGAAATATTGCGGAAAATATCGCGAGATTCGGCGAACTGGATAGCGAGGCGATCGTGCGGGCTGCAAAGCTAGCTAACGTTCATGATATGATATTAAATTTGCCGGACGGCTATGAAACTAAAATAGGCATAGGCGGAGCCAGCCTAAGCGGTGGTCAACGTCAAAGAGTCGCTCTTGCCAGAGCGCTTTATAAGGAGCCTAAAATAATCGTACTGGACGAACCTAACGCTAGTCTAGACGAAGAGGGCGAAAGAGCGCTATTTGCGGCGCTTGCATCGATGAAAGGTAAAGCGACTATAGTGTTAATAACGCACAAGCTAAATATCTTAAATTTAGTTGATAAAATCGCCGTTTTAAATGCGGGAAGATTGATGTACTTTGGCGCCAGAGATGCGGTATTGGCTGAGCTAGGCAAAGCAAATGCGCAACAACCGCAGGTCGCAGAACAACAAAAAAGGCGTAGCATAAGCCTAGAAGATGCGGAGGGCTAA
- a CDS encoding SapC family protein: MGRAVREIKSEMVLIKQKGNFFADQSEKDLYVEILSSLTQKYDMEILGYILEPNSISLFLKSLNIPKIMQELNSTFIRNRNKARGYIQESDIKRYEIRDVFINEFEDVLAFLQQNGGYTFRSIDKNLSLAKKIEIQNFKKRTEMKIVALNSEVHNGVSYHQDALPNFPFAEIVASEAFFCEKDLPIVFTNDVVPKLLVLLGRNENLIIDKNYKGYVPAILQNYPFTLAKVEDKNILCIDEDAPQLKGKGEKLFKKNEEPSEFLQNTINAMQNYNAQLEATQKALEEIKKAGILINKELTVSDNDKKITLIKGFSVVSRKKLNELDDATLADFVRKGYVSLIDAHIRSLTNLENLAGRILENESKKENESK; this comes from the coding sequence TTGGGTAGAGCGGTTAGAGAAATAAAATCAGAAATGGTTTTGATAAAACAAAAGGGCAACTTTTTTGCCGATCAAAGCGAAAAAGACCTTTATGTTGAAATTTTAAGTTCTCTAACCCAAAAATACGATATGGAAATTTTAGGCTACATTTTGGAGCCTAATTCCATATCGCTATTTTTGAAATCCTTAAATATACCTAAGATCATGCAAGAGCTAAATAGCACCTTTATAAGAAATAGGAATAAAGCGCGGGGTTATATCCAAGAAAGCGATATCAAAAGATACGAAATCCGAGACGTTTTTATAAACGAATTTGAGGATGTTTTGGCATTTTTGCAGCAAAACGGCGGATATACCTTCAGAAGCATCGACAAAAACTTAAGTTTAGCAAAAAAAATAGAGATTCAAAATTTTAAAAAAAGGACTGAAATGAAAATAGTTGCTTTAAATTCAGAAGTACATAACGGAGTGTCTTATCACCAAGATGCGTTACCAAATTTCCCGTTTGCGGAGATAGTGGCGAGTGAGGCGTTTTTCTGCGAGAAAGATTTACCTATAGTTTTCACGAACGACGTAGTGCCTAAACTGCTAGTACTACTAGGTAGAAATGAAAATTTAATAATAGATAAAAACTACAAAGGCTACGTACCTGCGATCTTGCAAAACTATCCTTTTACTCTTGCTAAAGTCGAGGATAAAAATATCCTTTGTATAGACGAGGATGCGCCTCAGCTAAAAGGTAAAGGCGAAAAATTATTCAAGAAAAACGAAGAGCCGAGCGAATTTTTGCAAAACACCATAAATGCTATGCAAAACTACAATGCCCAGCTAGAAGCTACGCAAAAAGCGTTAGAAGAGATCAAAAAGGCTGGAATTTTGATAAACAAAGAGCTTACAGTATCCGATAATGACAAGAAAATCACTTTAATCAAAGGCTTTTCTGTCGTGAGCAGAAAAAAGCTAAACGAGCTTGACGACGCTACTTTGGCTGATTTTGTTAGAAAGGGCTATGTTAGCCTTATAGATGCGCACATTAGAAGCTTAACGAATTTGGAAAATTTGGCGGGTAGAATTTTAGAAAACGAAAGTAAAAAAGAAAATGAAAGTAAATGA
- a CDS encoding DUF4214 domain-containing protein, which yields MAVTQAQVAQLYVALFNRAPEGAGLNAWVSAGAAKTQAQIADDMLKAPAVQSYFNGSIDTDKGYIENIYKNILGKDYSQDPAGIDAWVRHLQAGHTRGETLTKLFEVAASAEAKAADPRAAKIFENKSAVAAYMAEKIGDIGKDGSGNFDYAPFQEIIRTTNESNLEAQKAKIDELASKGVEKSLTDGLDNITGTAGNDVFNGVYYTGNGTQKSTLSPLDKIDGGAGKDTLNLTVFKNDAPQNLTTTELQNIFKGVSNVENLNLISETEFDAGGVKFNFGLENLNISTIGDVSISETDATNKVSVNTTGKVSLNAKNAQSIDISAKSDVTLIAQDAKTVNVNSEGKANIAATAAQTLNLKANGETEVATSAKTVNIDLKSKTNALKNFTTQAADLTLANLKINDTSGNNVLIAYGAKKISVTDVDFGANSIRTDERDVDFTMSYADEGLAKLSSSAADKVKTLNLHAKAGKKGQLDLGNITSLTKVAVDGGMREFAMDLSAQTNLTNFDSSAYEGNFSNLKLKNVQNATAKLGGGDDFVEIDSAANVHRIDGGAGEDTMVVTSAVATATTNKLSLLNFENLKITDALSGAVDMTKWANLSSITLAGGAGAGAKIDNLANNSTIVVENVAIANDIAVNIKDAASGADDTLILKINPKANTTGLDNTGNFVIDGIENVRIVSNADTAKTAAAKNVINLNASDATKCALSGVYVSGDGNTELKLGENIVKIKGVDASSLTGKFTFDAGNHVERGGVVKGGSGDDTLSFGSVAGLKITGGAGNDVFKVGKLGAEANSPFGTDKLSSITDFSKGDKLYTGGAAAESNSIAKYDSDASLDFANNLREAEKVAAQHASKSAYFTYQSNTYIVTSDGVQGVGQDDYVTKLAGTVDLSGARVDSDHNIVL from the coding sequence ATGGCAGTAACGCAAGCACAAGTCGCCCAGCTTTATGTGGCATTGTTTAACAGAGCGCCAGAGGGAGCCGGATTAAACGCGTGGGTAAGCGCCGGAGCCGCTAAAACCCAAGCGCAAATAGCCGACGATATGCTCAAGGCGCCGGCCGTACAGTCGTATTTTAACGGCAGTATAGATACCGATAAAGGCTATATCGAAAATATCTATAAAAACATCCTCGGCAAGGACTACTCGCAAGATCCGGCAGGCATAGATGCGTGGGTAAGGCATCTACAAGCCGGCCATACCAGAGGCGAGACGCTAACGAAGCTTTTCGAGGTAGCGGCGTCGGCGGAGGCTAAGGCGGCCGATCCTAGGGCTGCTAAAATTTTCGAAAATAAATCCGCAGTCGCGGCCTATATGGCGGAAAAAATAGGCGATATCGGCAAAGACGGCAGCGGAAATTTCGACTACGCGCCGTTTCAGGAGATTATCAGGACGACGAACGAGTCAAATTTAGAAGCGCAAAAAGCCAAAATAGACGAGCTAGCCAGCAAAGGCGTCGAAAAGAGCCTAACCGACGGTCTGGACAACATAACGGGCACCGCGGGCAACGACGTATTTAACGGCGTTTACTACACAGGCAACGGCACGCAAAAATCTACTTTGTCGCCGCTTGATAAAATCGACGGCGGCGCCGGCAAAGACACGTTAAATTTGACCGTGTTTAAAAACGACGCTCCGCAAAATTTGACTACGACCGAGCTTCAAAATATCTTTAAAGGCGTAAGCAACGTCGAAAATCTAAATTTGATCTCGGAGACTGAGTTTGACGCCGGCGGAGTCAAATTTAACTTCGGGCTGGAAAATTTAAACATCTCTACCATAGGCGACGTGAGCATATCCGAGACCGACGCGACGAACAAAGTCTCCGTAAATACGACCGGCAAAGTTTCGCTAAACGCAAAAAATGCGCAAAGCATCGATATCTCGGCAAAATCGGACGTAACCTTGATCGCGCAAGACGCTAAAACCGTAAACGTAAACAGCGAAGGCAAGGCAAATATCGCCGCAACCGCCGCTCAGACGTTAAATTTGAAAGCTAACGGCGAAACCGAAGTCGCAACGAGCGCAAAAACCGTAAATATCGATCTAAAAAGCAAAACCAACGCTCTTAAAAACTTCACGACCCAAGCCGCCGATTTAACGCTTGCAAATTTAAAGATAAACGATACGTCGGGGAATAACGTACTCATCGCATACGGCGCCAAAAAGATCAGCGTGACGGACGTCGATTTTGGCGCCAACTCCATCCGAACCGACGAACGGGACGTGGATTTTACGATGTCTTACGCGGACGAAGGCCTAGCTAAACTATCTTCAAGTGCGGCCGATAAAGTAAAAACGTTAAATTTACACGCTAAAGCGGGTAAAAAAGGCCAGCTAGACCTGGGCAATATCACGTCGCTAACCAAGGTTGCGGTAGACGGCGGCATGAGAGAATTTGCTATGGACTTGTCCGCTCAAACAAATCTTACGAATTTCGACTCTAGCGCTTACGAGGGTAATTTCTCAAACCTAAAACTCAAAAACGTCCAAAACGCTACCGCAAAACTAGGCGGCGGGGACGATTTCGTAGAGATAGATAGCGCGGCAAATGTCCATAGGATCGATGGCGGCGCGGGCGAAGACACTATGGTCGTAACCTCCGCCGTAGCTACCGCGACGACAAATAAGCTTTCTCTTTTAAATTTTGAAAATTTAAAGATAACCGACGCCTTAAGCGGGGCCGTAGATATGACTAAATGGGCAAATTTGAGCTCCATAACGCTAGCCGGCGGAGCGGGAGCGGGAGCAAAGATAGATAATCTAGCGAATAACTCTACGATAGTCGTCGAAAACGTCGCGATCGCAAACGATATAGCCGTAAATATCAAAGACGCGGCGAGCGGCGCAGACGATACGCTAATCTTAAAGATAAATCCTAAAGCAAATACGACAGGACTGGACAACACCGGAAATTTCGTCATAGACGGCATAGAAAACGTCCGCATAGTCTCAAACGCCGATACGGCAAAAACCGCCGCAGCCAAAAACGTAATAAACCTAAACGCTAGCGACGCGACTAAATGCGCGCTATCGGGCGTCTACGTGAGCGGCGACGGCAATACCGAGCTAAAACTAGGCGAGAATATCGTAAAAATAAAAGGCGTTGACGCAAGCTCGCTAACAGGCAAATTTACCTTTGACGCGGGAAATCACGTCGAAAGAGGCGGCGTCGTAAAAGGCGGTAGCGGTGATGATACGCTAAGCTTCGGCTCGGTGGCAGGTCTTAAAATAACGGGCGGAGCGGGCAACGACGTCTTTAAGGTCGGCAAGCTAGGAGCGGAGGCGAATTCGCCTTTTGGCACGGACAAGCTAAGCTCCATAACGGACTTTAGCAAAGGCGACAAGCTATACACCGGAGGCGCTGCCGCGGAGTCAAATTCTATCGCCAAGTACGACTCAGACGCATCGCTAGACTTCGCCAACAACTTACGCGAAGCCGAAAAGGTGGCCGCTCAGCACGCGTCAAAGAGTGCGTATTTCACCTATCAGTCAAACACCTACATCGTTACGTCCGACGGCGTGCAAGGCGTAGGACAGGACGACTACGTGACCAAGCTAGCCGGCACGGTAGATCTAAGCGGCGCGAGAGTAGATAGCGATCACAATATCGTCTTATAG